From Hydra vulgaris chromosome 15, alternate assembly HydraT2T_AEP, one genomic window encodes:
- the LOC136091954 gene encoding uncharacterized protein LOC136091954, whose translation MLCISLQVELSQLQQKYQFIQLQLQYQLQLQQKYQYSTTTKISIYKFLKNLEERKRCSEAIPRTGFIVTDYTAVCQLHGPNEAPFESKYGKQRPLNPPFVFKNIPPSCLATPASKVRKTVTSSGFRSILPDELNDFLKEDELIFDDIQSLLSDNNDVIVFQLNKKSLPIQSKMYKLGVPLFILVMFNDYSFVANHNGTTCNISSLAVNKLKLIKTKSALFEAVRFLKNKESSLQSNILFEHLNAMRKVNVGEVLYTSDIICRAYEYFAM comes from the coding sequence ATGCTGTGTATCTCTTTGCAAGTTGAACTATCTcaactacaacaaaaatatcaatttatacaACTACAACTACAATATCAATTAcaactacaacaaaaatatcaatactcaactacaacaaaaatatcaatttataaattcCTGAAGAATCTAGAGGAGAGAAAAAGATGTAGTGAAGCTATCCCAAGAACTGGTTTTATTGTTACAGACTATACAGCAGTATGTCAACTTCATGGGCCAAATGAAGCACCTTTTGAAAGCAAATATGGAAAGCAACGACCTTTAAACCCaccatttgtttttaaaaatattccgcCTAGTTGTTTAGCCACACCAGCAAGTAAAGTTAGAAAAACTGTAACTTCAAGCGGTTTTCGAAGCATTTTACCAGATGAATTAAATGATTTTCTAAAAGAGGATGAACTTATATTTGACGATATTCAATCTTTGTTAAGTGATAATAACGATGTTATTGTTTTCcagcttaataaaaaaagtttacccaTACAATCAAAAATGTACAAACTTGGTGttccattatttattttagtaatgtTCAATGATTATTCATTTGTAGCTAACCATAATGGCACAACTTGTAATATTTCATCTTTAgctgtaaacaaattaaagttaataaaaacaaaatcagctTTATTTGAAGcagttagatttttaaaaaataaagaaagttcgCTTCAGTCAAATATTCTATTCGAACACCTTAATGCTATGAGAAAAGTTAATGTTGGTGAAGTTTTATATACTTCAGATATTATATGTAGAGCATATGAGTATTTTGCTATGTGA